In Stigmatopora argus isolate UIUO_Sarg chromosome 10, RoL_Sarg_1.0, whole genome shotgun sequence, the following proteins share a genomic window:
- the ssr3 gene encoding translocon-associated protein subunit gamma → MAPKVTIKQQSEEDLLLQDFSRNLSTKSTALFYANALIVSAIPIWLFWRIWHMDLVQSAFLYTVMTLGSTYLVAFAYKNVKFVLKHKVAQKREDAVSKEVTRKLSEADNRKMSRKEKDERILWKKNEVADYEATTFSIFYNNTLFLVLVIVASFFLLKNFNPAVNYILSIGASSGLIALLSTGSK, encoded by the exons ATGGCCCCTAAAGTCACCATCAAACAGCAGTCGGAGGAAGACCTTCTGCTGCAAGACTTCAGCAGAAATCTCTCGACGAAATCCACCGCGCTCTTCTACGCAAATGCACTTATTGTTTCTGCCATCCCCATCT GGTTGTTCTGGAGGATCTGGCACATGGATCTGGTCCAATCTGCATTCCTGTATACCGTGATGACCCTTGGCAGTACCTATCTGGTAGCCTTTGCCTACAAGAATGTCAAGTTTGTGCTCAAACACAA GGTTGCTCAGAAACGAGAGGATGCTGTTTCAAAGGAGGTGACCAGGAAGCTGTCAGAGGCTGACAATCGCAAGATGTCCCGCAAGGAGAAAGACGAAAG GATCTTGTGGAAGAAGAACGAGGTCGCCGATTACGAAGCCACCACCTTCTCCATCTTTTACAACAACACTCTTTTCCTGGTGCTCGTCATCGTCGCCTCCTTCTTCCTCCTAAAGAACTTCAACCCCGCCGT CAATTACATCTTGTCCATCGGCGCTTCCTCCGGACTCATTGCTCTGCTGTCGACCGGTTCCAAGTAA